TTTTGTGCTGACGCTTGTGATCGTGGGGACTTTGGGCGCGCTGCTCTATGGCCGAGGCGTGCGGCGGCGCTATTCTCGTTTCGATACGGTGGGATTTCTCCTGCTGGCCGTGCTGTTGTTGGGGCTCCAGACGTTGCTCAATATGGGCAACGATTTTGATTGGCTGGATTCGCCGTTTCTCCAGGTCATCGCGATGGTCCTGCTCGTGGCCTTACCCTGTTTCATCATTTGGGAACTCGGTGAACGACATCCGATTCTGGACCTGCGTCTGTTCATGCATCGCAATTTCGTGATCGGCGTCATCAGCCTCACGCTCGGCTTCTTTTCCATCCAGGGGTTGTTGTCGCTCCTCATCGTGCAGATTCAACTGCTGCTGGGCTATTCATCGAAGTTGGCGGGACTCGCCCTGCTCCCGCTGGTATTGTTGGGGGCTCCCATCATTGCGGTCATGCATTATCTCTGCAAGTACGTCGATGCGCGCTGGTTGATTTGCCTGAATAGTCTCGGGTTTGCTTGGACGTTCTATTGGATCGGCCTGTACGACGATCCCCATTCGTACGACCAACTGTTCTGGCCGATGATCGTGGAGGGGATTTTTTTGGGATCGTTTTTTACGCCTGTCACGGTGCTGTTGCTCCACGGGCTCTCCGGCCCCATGGTGACGCGCGCGGCGGAAGTCGCCAATCTTTTGCGCGTAGCGGCCGGTGCATTCGGCATCACGTTTCAGGGCATCGTGCTCTTTCGCCGACGGTATTTTCATCAGCTGCACCTGGCCGATCACTTTGGAGGCAGGCAGTCGATCTCGTTTGATCCGCTGGATCGTTTGGCGGCCAAATTCACTGCGGCCGGACTCAGCCCG
This sequence is a window from Nitrospira sp.. Protein-coding genes within it:
- a CDS encoding DHA2 family efflux MFS transporter permease subunit codes for the protein MAAVYLRRLRGWRFVLFNAVLGLSHVVVLFNAGSYIALLPHVSGDLGGVLPSFLTWAQTDFMVGLALGFPLARYLSGRIGDYRLLIGAFLVYSVASYLCGDSKTLAQFVPARIIQGVAGGITIPLAQSMLLNEYPKRLKAVALTVWGLFSITPFTIGMPVGGYIAYILGWRFLFYLDFVLTLVIVGTLGALLYGRGVRRRYSRFDTVGFLLLAVLLLGLQTLLNMGNDFDWLDSPFLQVIAMVLLVALPCFIIWELGERHPILDLRLFMHRNFVIGVISLTLGFFSIQGLLSLLIVQIQLLLGYSSKLAGLALLPLVLLGAPIIAVMHYLCKYVDARWLICLNSLGFAWTFYWIGLYDDPHSYDQLFWPMIVEGIFLGSFFTPVTVLLLHGLSGPMVTRAAEVANLLRVAAGAFGITFQGIVLFRRRYFHQLHLADHFGGRQSISFDPLDRLAAKFTAAGLSPSEVQGKFGALIKQQAAILGMNDAFLVSSFLFFGLGLLVWFAHPTHLPVSPAPADDLREMRAEELIEEVP